The following are encoded together in the Flavobacterium sp. TR2 genome:
- a CDS encoding nucleoside recognition domain-containing protein, with the protein MVLSRFWLVIFISSIVFIVVSLFTANTYTIDSILNGKKDDPILVSEKYVEDLPAFLKDSIKKAPDQTMIINRDTLNADTTYVYKNKTVKIYSGLQKSDGLLPTCKSTLVDLILPLIAYLAFFCGLMELLIVSGASGNLAKALSPVFVKVFPSIPKNHPSISYMTLNFAANFLGLDSAATPFGLKAMESLQEINPEKDKASDAQIMFMCLHASGLTLIATSIIGYRAAANASNPADVMLPCIITSFIGTIAAFLIVGIKQKINFKSASLLIGLMVLIAAIVSLLMYVNHLDLIGKNYFTSNLSGLILVAIIAFTLIFSFKHEKKFKDAETTVFDTFVVGANNGVKTGVTIFPYVLGMLVAISLFRNSGLFEIISDAIGFVFSNLGVSKEITNALPVAMLRPFSSAGSRGFLIDSMNTFGADSLTARLSSIFQCSAESTFYVIAVYFGSVNIKNTRYALGTMLLVDLICVITAIFVATWFF; encoded by the coding sequence ATGGTATTGAGCAGATTTTGGTTAGTTATTTTTATTTCTTCGATTGTTTTTATTGTAGTCAGTTTGTTTACTGCCAACACCTATACCATTGATTCTATTTTAAATGGAAAGAAAGACGATCCGATTTTGGTTTCTGAAAAATACGTTGAAGACCTGCCTGCCTTCTTAAAAGACAGCATCAAAAAAGCTCCAGACCAGACCATGATCATTAATCGTGATACGCTAAATGCCGACACGACTTATGTTTACAAAAACAAAACCGTAAAAATTTACAGCGGTCTTCAAAAATCTGATGGCTTGCTGCCAACTTGCAAAAGCACTTTGGTCGATTTAATACTTCCGCTTATTGCCTATCTCGCTTTTTTCTGCGGATTGATGGAACTTTTGATCGTTTCTGGAGCTTCTGGAAACTTAGCAAAAGCTTTAAGCCCTGTTTTTGTAAAAGTATTTCCTAGCATTCCTAAAAACCACCCTTCTATTTCATACATGACCTTAAACTTCGCTGCCAATTTCTTAGGACTCGATTCGGCCGCAACTCCATTTGGATTGAAGGCCATGGAAAGTTTACAGGAAATAAACCCCGAAAAAGATAAAGCGAGCGATGCGCAAATTATGTTTATGTGTCTCCACGCTTCTGGATTAACTTTAATTGCAACATCGATTATTGGCTATCGTGCGGCTGCTAACGCAAGCAATCCTGCAGATGTGATGCTGCCATGCATCATTACTTCCTTTATCGGAACGATCGCTGCCTTCTTAATTGTTGGAATCAAACAGAAAATCAATTTTAAGAGCGCTTCGCTTCTTATTGGCCTTATGGTTCTGATTGCTGCAATTGTAAGTTTGCTGATGTATGTAAATCATTTAGACCTAATCGGAAAAAATTACTTTACTTCTAACCTTTCTGGATTAATATTGGTTGCAATTATTGCTTTCACCCTGATTTTTTCATTTAAGCATGAAAAGAAATTCAAAGATGCCGAAACCACTGTTTTTGACACTTTTGTAGTAGGCGCTAATAACGGAGTTAAAACTGGAGTTACAATTTTCCCATACGTTTTAGGAATGCTGGTTGCAATTTCGCTTTTTAGAAACAGCGGTTTATTCGAAATTATAAGCGATGCCATCGGATTCGTCTTTTCAAATTTAGGTGTCAGCAAAGAAATTACCAATGCCCTGCCAGTTGCCATGCTTCGTCCATTTAGTTCTGCAGGTTCAAGAGGTTTCTTAATAGATTCTATGAACACCTTTGGAGCCGATTCTTTAACCGCTAGATTAAGCAGTATTTTTCAATGCAGTGCAGAGAGCACTTTCTATGTAATTGCGGTATATTTTGGTTCTGTAAACATCAAAAATACGCGTTATGCGCTGGGCACAATGCTTCTGGTAGATTTAATCTGCGTTATTACAGCAATTTTTGTGGCCACTTGGTTTTTCTAA
- a CDS encoding fumarate hydratase, with the protein MIDFIYQDPYPILKDDTQYRKITSDFVKVEKFGEREVLTVDPKGLELLAEEALTDVSFMLRTTHLQKLRKILDDPEATDNDRFVAYNLLQNASVAAEGQLPSCQDTGTAIVMAKKGESIFTGADDAEWLSRGIFNTYQKRNLRYSQIVPISMFEEKNSGSNLPAQIDIYAKKGTSYDFLFMAKGGGSANKTYLYQQTKSLLNEKSLDEFIRTKIKDLGTSACPPYHLALVIGGTSAEANLSAVKKASAGYYDNLPTSGNMAGQAFRDHEWEERVQKICQESAIGAQFGGKYFTHDVRVIRLPRHAASCPVGLGVSCSADRNIKGKITKDGIFVEQLETNPKQFLPETAPHLEAPVEIDLDQPMADILAKLSQYPVKTRLKLNGTVIVARDIAHAKIKELLDAGKPMPDYFKNHPVYYAGPAKTPDGMASGSFGPTTAGRMDVYVDEFQKNGGSMIMLAKGNRTKQVTDACNKYGGFYLGSIGGPAAILAQDNILKVEVVDFEELGMEAVRKITVKDFPAFIITDDKGNDFFANL; encoded by the coding sequence ATGATTGATTTTATATACCAAGATCCTTATCCGATCTTAAAGGATGATACGCAGTACCGCAAAATCACTTCTGATTTTGTGAAAGTTGAAAAATTTGGTGAACGCGAAGTTTTAACCGTTGATCCAAAAGGTTTAGAGTTATTGGCAGAAGAAGCTTTGACAGATGTTTCGTTTATGTTGAGAACAACGCATTTGCAAAAGCTGAGAAAAATTCTAGACGATCCAGAAGCGACAGACAATGATAGATTTGTAGCTTACAATTTACTCCAAAACGCTTCTGTAGCGGCTGAAGGTCAGCTGCCGAGCTGTCAGGATACAGGAACTGCAATTGTAATGGCTAAAAAAGGCGAAAGTATTTTTACTGGCGCAGATGATGCAGAATGGTTGAGCCGCGGTATTTTCAATACTTACCAAAAAAGAAACTTACGTTATTCGCAGATTGTTCCGATTTCGATGTTTGAAGAAAAGAATTCAGGATCAAATCTTCCTGCGCAAATTGATATTTACGCTAAAAAAGGAACTTCTTACGACTTTTTGTTTATGGCAAAAGGCGGAGGATCTGCAAACAAAACTTATTTATATCAGCAGACAAAATCTTTATTGAATGAAAAATCGTTAGATGAATTCATTCGCACAAAAATCAAAGACTTAGGAACTTCTGCTTGTCCTCCTTACCACTTAGCTTTGGTAATTGGCGGAACTTCTGCCGAAGCCAACTTAAGCGCTGTTAAAAAGGCTTCTGCGGGATATTATGACAACCTTCCGACTTCTGGAAACATGGCTGGCCAGGCTTTCCGTGATCACGAATGGGAAGAAAGAGTTCAGAAAATCTGTCAGGAAAGTGCTATCGGTGCGCAATTTGGAGGAAAATATTTCACTCACGATGTACGCGTAATCCGTTTGCCGCGCCACGCAGCTTCATGCCCTGTGGGATTAGGAGTTTCTTGTTCTGCAGACAGAAACATCAAAGGAAAAATCACCAAAGACGGAATCTTTGTTGAGCAATTAGAAACCAATCCGAAACAATTTTTGCCAGAAACAGCTCCACACTTAGAAGCTCCTGTAGAAATTGATTTAGATCAGCCAATGGCCGATATTTTGGCAAAATTGTCTCAATATCCAGTGAAAACGCGTCTAAAACTAAACGGAACTGTAATTGTTGCCCGTGATATTGCTCACGCAAAAATCAAAGAATTGCTAGACGCCGGAAAACCAATGCCAGATTATTTCAAAAATCACCCAGTATATTACGCTGGTCCTGCAAAAACTCCAGACGGAATGGCTTCTGGAAGTTTTGGACCAACAACTGCTGGCCGTATGGATGTTTATGTAGATGAGTTCCAGAAAAATGGCGGAAGCATGATTATGCTTGCAAAAGGAAACCGAACTAAACAAGTAACGGATGCCTGCAACAAATACGGCGGATTCTACTTAGGTTCTATCGGAGGCCCTGCTGCTATTCTTGCTCAAGATAACATCTTAAAAGTAGAAGTGGTTGACTTTGAAGAGTTAGGAATGGAAGCTGTGCGTAAAATCACTGTTAAAGATTTCCCTGCTTTTATTATTACTGATGATAAAGGAAATGATTTCTTTGCAAATCTATAA
- a CDS encoding winged helix DNA-binding domain-containing protein — protein MIHSEISHYRMASQKLYQENQCSPQEIVHHFGAMQAQDYAMAKWAIGSRCNSSEKEIEEAVNSAKIIRTHILRPTWHFVSADDIYWMLDLSAPQVKRFTASAAKKFGYDEKKLNQTNAAIEKLLAGNNHLTRDEIMQELGIKKTSSEDFLSAAIMMNAELDGLVCNGKMKGKQITYALLEERVLKPKTKLTKEEALAKLARRYFESHGPATVLDFSWWSGFAPTICQKAINAIELQLNTITIDNQTYWFGKDFSSENKFRESVHFLPAFDEILISYKTREASFTGDHQSKTFTNNGIFKPIILENGKVIGIWKRTIKKDHAKIETEFFNETENSKKEILFQAIKSFETYLDTKVVIE, from the coding sequence ATGATTCATTCTGAAATTTCACATTATCGCATGGCTTCTCAGAAGCTTTATCAGGAAAATCAATGTTCTCCTCAGGAAATTGTACATCATTTTGGTGCGATGCAGGCTCAGGATTATGCCATGGCAAAATGGGCAATCGGTTCTCGCTGCAATTCTAGCGAAAAAGAAATCGAAGAAGCCGTCAATTCAGCAAAAATTATCAGAACACACATTCTGCGCCCAACTTGGCATTTTGTTTCCGCCGATGATATTTATTGGATGCTTGACCTTTCTGCTCCGCAAGTGAAGCGCTTTACGGCATCTGCAGCGAAAAAATTTGGTTATGATGAAAAGAAGCTAAATCAAACCAATGCCGCCATTGAAAAATTATTGGCCGGAAATAATCATTTGACTCGAGACGAAATCATGCAAGAACTTGGCATAAAAAAAACTTCAAGCGAAGATTTTTTGAGCGCTGCCATCATGATGAATGCAGAATTGGATGGTTTAGTCTGTAACGGCAAAATGAAAGGCAAGCAAATCACTTATGCTTTGCTCGAAGAGCGAGTTCTAAAGCCAAAAACCAAATTGACTAAAGAAGAAGCTTTGGCAAAATTGGCTCGGCGTTATTTTGAAAGTCATGGCCCTGCTACAGTACTCGATTTCTCGTGGTGGTCTGGTTTTGCTCCCACAATTTGCCAAAAAGCAATTAATGCAATTGAGTTGCAATTAAACACTATTACCATTGATAATCAGACCTATTGGTTTGGAAAAGACTTTTCAAGTGAGAATAAATTTCGCGAAAGCGTACATTTTCTTCCAGCTTTTGATGAAATTTTAATTTCATACAAAACACGCGAAGCTTCATTTACAGGAGATCATCAATCCAAAACTTTTACCAACAATGGGATTTTTAAACCCATAATTTTAGAAAACGGTAAAGTAATCGGAATTTGGAAAAGAACCATCAAAAAAGATCATGCTAAAATTGAAACGGAATTTTTTAATGAAACTGAAAATTCGAAAAAAGAAATTCTATTTCAAGCAATTAAATCTTTTGAAACGTACTTGGATACAAAAGTTGTAATTGAATAA
- the dinB gene encoding DNA polymerase IV, whose protein sequence is MSETPTYRKIIHIDMDAFYASVEQMDNPELRGKPVAVGGSENRGVVSAASYEARKFGVRSAISGVLAKKYCPEIIFVRPRFDRYKEISSKIHKIFHEYTDLVEPLSLDEAYLDVTKNKKGNPSASILAQEIRARIFNEVGLTASAGISVNKFVAKIASDYNKPNGQKTVNPDEVETFLEDLPIRKFYGVGKVTTEKMYQLGIFTGTDLKSKSLEFLEKHFGKSGAFYYHVVRGIHNSEVKSSRIAKSVAAEHTFDVNLSSEIFMMEQLERIAGSLEKRLKRYNVSGKTITLKIKYSDFSQQTRSKTLPYFISDKSLIMENVEELLYQEKMKDSVRLLGISLSNLNTEVKKAVVVQLKFTF, encoded by the coding sequence ATGTCAGAAACACCAACATATCGTAAAATTATTCACATTGATATGGATGCCTTTTATGCATCGGTAGAGCAGATGGACAATCCGGAATTAAGAGGAAAACCTGTTGCGGTTGGCGGTTCAGAGAATCGGGGAGTGGTTTCGGCAGCCAGTTACGAGGCAAGAAAATTTGGTGTCCGCAGTGCCATCAGCGGGGTTTTGGCCAAAAAATACTGTCCAGAAATTATCTTCGTTCGGCCAAGATTTGATCGCTACAAAGAGATTTCATCCAAAATCCATAAAATTTTTCATGAATATACCGATCTGGTTGAGCCTCTTTCGCTTGACGAAGCTTATTTGGATGTGACTAAAAATAAAAAAGGAAATCCGAGCGCAAGCATTCTCGCGCAGGAGATTAGAGCAAGAATTTTTAATGAAGTAGGACTTACAGCCTCTGCTGGCATTTCAGTCAATAAATTTGTCGCCAAAATTGCCAGTGATTACAACAAGCCCAACGGACAGAAAACGGTAAATCCTGACGAAGTGGAAACTTTTCTTGAAGATCTCCCGATTCGCAAATTTTATGGCGTTGGAAAAGTCACAACAGAAAAAATGTATCAGCTTGGAATTTTTACAGGAACCGATTTGAAAAGCAAGTCATTAGAGTTTTTAGAAAAGCATTTCGGAAAATCTGGCGCATTTTATTATCATGTTGTTCGTGGTATTCATAACAGTGAGGTAAAATCTTCTCGAATTGCTAAATCTGTGGCTGCAGAACATACTTTTGATGTGAATTTGTCTTCTGAGATTTTTATGATGGAGCAGCTGGAACGAATTGCCGGCTCGCTAGAAAAACGCCTAAAGCGGTACAATGTTTCAGGAAAAACCATTACGCTTAAAATTAAATACAGCGATTTTTCGCAGCAGACAAGAAGCAAAACGCTGCCTTATTTTATTTCTGATAAAAGCCTGATTATGGAAAATGTCGAGGAATTATTGTATCAGGAAAAAATGAAAGATTCGGTAAGATTGCTTGGAATATCGTTAAGTAACTTAAACACAGAGGTTAAGAAGGCGGTTGTCGTCCAGCTGAAATTTACATTTTGA
- a CDS encoding SRPBCC family protein: MATNISTIVLNASAEKVWNALTKPELVKQWQYGSDLITDWKPGNEIRFRNEWESQVFEQWGTILDVIPNQKIKYSLFFPRPGLEDKPENYFIMNYVLTEENQKTKLEIIQEDNRPGAVQEKPQGEENPILQALKAIVES, from the coding sequence ATGGCAACAAATATTTCTACAATAGTTTTGAATGCATCGGCAGAAAAAGTCTGGAATGCATTGACCAAACCAGAATTAGTCAAACAATGGCAATACGGAAGCGATTTAATTACCGATTGGAAACCGGGAAACGAAATCAGATTTAGAAATGAATGGGAAAGCCAAGTCTTTGAGCAATGGGGAACAATCTTAGATGTTATTCCAAATCAGAAAATTAAATATTCTCTCTTTTTCCCTAGACCAGGATTAGAAGATAAACCCGAGAATTATTTTATAATGAATTATGTCCTAACCGAAGAGAATCAGAAAACGAAACTCGAAATAATTCAGGAAGATAATCGTCCTGGAGCGGTTCAGGAGAAACCGCAAGGAGAAGAAAATCCAATTCTGCAAGCATTAAAAGCTATAGTAGAATCGTAA
- a CDS encoding 3'-5' exonuclease: protein MIEKINLNNILFLDIETVPEEENFNSLDAEMQSLWDLKTQYQRKDEFTPEEFYERAGIWAEFGKIICISVGFFTIKGDVRNFRVTSFFGEEKKILKDFSNLISNHFNQPQHLLCGHNSKEFDIPFIARRMIINQMPIPDKLNLFGKKPWEVPHLDTLELWKFGDYKHFTSLKLLTKILGIPSPKGDIDGSQVAHVYYVEKDIDRIITYCEKDTIAVAQIFLRLRREDLLIDDEIIHV, encoded by the coding sequence ATGATTGAAAAGATAAACCTCAATAACATTCTATTTCTTGATATAGAAACCGTTCCTGAAGAAGAGAACTTCAATTCGCTTGACGCTGAAATGCAATCGCTTTGGGACTTAAAAACGCAATATCAGCGAAAAGATGAGTTTACTCCAGAAGAATTTTACGAACGTGCCGGAATTTGGGCCGAATTCGGAAAAATTATCTGCATTTCGGTTGGCTTTTTTACCATCAAAGGAGATGTCCGCAATTTCCGAGTGACTTCATTTTTTGGAGAAGAAAAAAAGATCTTAAAAGACTTTTCAAATCTGATCAGCAATCATTTTAATCAGCCGCAGCATTTGCTTTGCGGACATAATTCAAAAGAATTTGATATTCCGTTTATTGCCCGCAGAATGATCATTAACCAAATGCCCATTCCCGACAAACTGAATTTATTCGGCAAAAAACCTTGGGAAGTGCCGCACTTAGATACTTTAGAGTTATGGAAGTTTGGCGATTACAAGCATTTCACTTCTTTAAAGCTACTGACCAAAATCTTAGGAATCCCCTCGCCAAAAGGAGATATAGACGGAAGTCAGGTTGCTCATGTCTATTATGTCGAAAAGGATATTGACCGAATCATTACCTATTGCGAAAAAGACACCATCGCCGTAGCCCAGATTTTCTTGCGCTTGCGCCGTGAAGATTTATTGATTGACGACGAAATTATTCATGTGTAA
- a CDS encoding NAD(P)H-binding protein — translation MTKISILGCGWLGLPLAKALLKKGIAINGSTTSENKLPILKEAGINSFLVNVESEGISESIASFLAESEILIVDIPPKLRASQSSSSQSEMTFVNKIKNLIPFIEKSAVKSVLFVSSTSVYGDDNGFITEETNPNPETESGKQLLLAENLLLENLNFTTTILRFGGLIGEDRHPVKFLAGKENIENPDAPVNLIHQNDCIGIIEAILSQSKWKEIFNAVAPYHPTRAEYYTQKAAQKNLPLPKFSLQQSNIKKVISSEKIESILDYKFRLEDY, via the coding sequence ATGACAAAAATAAGCATACTGGGCTGCGGCTGGCTAGGACTTCCTTTAGCGAAAGCATTACTTAAAAAAGGAATTGCAATAAATGGATCGACAACTTCAGAAAACAAACTCCCAATCTTAAAAGAGGCAGGAATAAATTCGTTTTTGGTAAATGTTGAAAGCGAAGGAATTTCTGAAAGCATAGCATCCTTTTTAGCAGAAAGCGAAATCTTAATTGTAGACATTCCGCCAAAATTGAGAGCGAGCCAAAGTTCCTCGTCTCAATCTGAAATGACATTTGTAAACAAAATCAAGAATCTGATTCCTTTCATAGAAAAATCAGCGGTTAAGAGCGTTCTTTTTGTGAGCTCGACTTCTGTTTATGGTGATGATAATGGTTTCATAACAGAAGAAACCAATCCGAATCCCGAAACAGAAAGCGGCAAACAGCTGCTTCTAGCCGAAAATCTTCTGCTAGAAAATCTAAACTTCACAACGACAATTCTGCGTTTCGGCGGCCTAATTGGCGAAGATCGCCATCCTGTAAAATTTCTCGCAGGAAAAGAAAACATTGAAAATCCAGACGCTCCCGTAAATCTAATTCACCAAAACGACTGCATCGGTATTATTGAAGCAATCCTAAGTCAGTCCAAATGGAAGGAGATTTTTAATGCCGTTGCGCCTTATCATCCAACAAGAGCCGAATATTATACTCAAAAAGCAGCCCAAAAGAACTTGCCCTTGCCAAAATTCAGTTTGCAGCAATCGAACATAAAAAAGGTAATCTCCAGCGAAAAAATAGAAAGCATTCTAGATTATAAATTTAGATTAGAAGATTATTAG
- a CDS encoding DUF2207 domain-containing protein, whose product MTKRLHFLLFACILFFSFTKSYSQNDSIPEEAEKIKKFHADIVVKENGNLIVTETIKVYASGVQIQRGIFRELPMKNASPKVSQNNYYTVLSVTRNGLNEPYHVSAGFENFEIRIGNKKYPIAKGNHTYKITYEVEAQLHSYNDFDEIYWNVTGNYWDFEIDNVTAKLTLPKSAKVFQTACYTGVFGSKARECDSKIVDNTVFFTSKNLKKEEGFTIAAGFPKGIVNQPFFRPHYKMEEFLDAEKILLAIAVVAICFAFYYFSWKRYGEDPKLNNENRSIDLKSLYTPTALQYIKDQIVNSQTLLVTIINLALKGALQISDNGKETWADEFKYSLKIGNKTANLPKEESAVLNTLFSEKDSFELDQETYKIFKEANYALNSPLEEQHNLDDYYSINFKQILIGFAITVAALLGYCQYSKGTIYWGVIVGFTMMVFTYLLLKGAVQTFIEKDYKSMAACLFLSLFTGVFSLGWYITSNADKSYSVLTLLVLFLIIVGFSIYLGLIGAYTKLGLETKAEIEKLKEYLLAYQPEESTAISVYEENLPYAFALGIEDEWNLKFIDILKKLNYTSNWIKTSGSTYVSSPKFFMNFRSSYTTYSSSSSSGSSGGGSSGGGGGGGGGGGW is encoded by the coding sequence ATGACAAAAAGATTACATTTTCTATTATTTGCCTGCATCTTATTCTTTTCTTTTACTAAAAGTTACAGCCAAAACGACTCTATTCCTGAGGAAGCAGAAAAAATAAAAAAATTTCATGCCGATATTGTTGTTAAAGAAAATGGAAATCTAATTGTTACCGAAACTATTAAAGTTTACGCTAGTGGTGTACAAATACAGCGCGGCATCTTTAGGGAGCTTCCTATGAAGAACGCTTCTCCAAAAGTCTCTCAGAACAATTACTACACTGTCTTAAGCGTTACCCGAAACGGCTTAAATGAGCCATATCACGTATCTGCAGGATTTGAAAACTTTGAAATCCGTATTGGTAACAAAAAATATCCTATTGCAAAAGGAAACCATACTTATAAAATAACTTATGAAGTAGAAGCCCAACTGCATTCTTATAATGACTTTGATGAAATTTACTGGAATGTCACCGGAAACTACTGGGATTTTGAAATTGACAATGTTACGGCAAAACTGACCTTGCCAAAATCTGCAAAAGTATTCCAGACAGCTTGCTACACTGGTGTTTTTGGTTCAAAAGCGCGAGAATGCGATTCAAAAATTGTAGACAATACTGTTTTTTTCACTTCTAAAAATCTAAAAAAAGAAGAAGGTTTTACCATTGCCGCTGGGTTTCCTAAAGGCATTGTTAATCAGCCTTTTTTCAGACCTCACTATAAAATGGAGGAGTTTTTAGACGCTGAAAAAATACTATTGGCAATTGCTGTAGTTGCAATCTGTTTTGCATTCTATTATTTTTCATGGAAGAGATATGGCGAAGATCCGAAATTAAATAATGAAAACAGAAGCATCGATTTAAAAAGCCTTTATACGCCTACTGCGTTGCAATACATAAAAGATCAAATTGTCAACTCTCAAACGCTTTTAGTTACTATAATTAATCTGGCCTTAAAAGGCGCTCTTCAAATTTCAGATAATGGAAAAGAAACTTGGGCAGATGAATTTAAATATTCGCTTAAAATTGGGAACAAAACAGCCAATTTGCCTAAAGAGGAAAGTGCCGTCTTAAATACTTTGTTTAGTGAAAAAGATTCTTTTGAGTTAGACCAAGAAACGTATAAAATCTTTAAAGAAGCAAACTACGCTCTCAACTCCCCGTTAGAAGAGCAGCATAATTTGGACGATTATTATTCCATTAATTTCAAACAAATCTTAATTGGTTTTGCAATTACAGTAGCTGCTTTATTGGGTTACTGCCAATATTCGAAAGGAACGATTTATTGGGGTGTTATTGTCGGATTTACGATGATGGTTTTTACTTATTTACTGCTCAAAGGTGCAGTGCAAACCTTTATTGAAAAAGATTATAAGTCAATGGCGGCCTGTCTTTTCTTATCCCTTTTTACAGGTGTTTTTTCTCTCGGCTGGTATATTACAAGCAATGCTGACAAAAGTTATTCTGTCCTAACTTTGCTGGTACTCTTTTTAATAATTGTCGGATTTAGCATTTACCTAGGTCTAATTGGCGCTTACACCAAACTCGGACTTGAAACAAAAGCTGAAATCGAAAAGCTGAAAGAATATCTATTAGCTTATCAACCAGAAGAAAGCACTGCAATAAGCGTTTATGAAGAAAATCTGCCTTATGCTTTTGCATTAGGAATTGAAGATGAATGGAATCTCAAGTTCATTGATATTTTAAAAAAATTAAACTACACCAGTAATTGGATCAAAACAAGTGGCAGCACTTATGTTTCTTCTCCAAAATTTTTCATGAATTTCCGCAGCTCATACACTACCTATTCAAGCTCCTCTAGCAGCGGAAGTTCTGGCGGAGGAAGCTCTGGAGGCGGTGGCGGTGGCGGAGGAGGCGGTGGCTGGTAA
- a CDS encoding PAS domain-containing protein: protein MKNKNFDDLVQRNSVPILSWDFHYEYLNELKALSTDLERVSKISTEFVWDEEKLNIQERIKQEVVLVTDLDLKIVFASSGIKKMTGYKEEEILGKTPKMFQGPATSQKDLKEIREAVKKQIPFAKTLENYRKNGQTYKCKIDALPVYNLKGEISHFIAFEKQDLSA from the coding sequence ATGAAAAATAAAAATTTTGATGATTTAGTGCAGCGAAATTCGGTTCCAATCCTATCTTGGGATTTTCATTACGAATATTTAAATGAGCTAAAAGCTTTAAGCACTGATTTGGAGAGAGTCAGTAAGATTTCAACTGAATTTGTCTGGGATGAAGAGAAGCTAAACATTCAAGAAAGAATTAAGCAAGAAGTTGTTTTGGTGACTGATTTGGATTTGAAAATAGTTTTCGCGTCAAGCGGAATAAAAAAAATGACGGGTTACAAAGAAGAAGAAATCTTAGGAAAGACGCCAAAGATGTTTCAAGGTCCGGCAACTTCTCAAAAAGACCTAAAGGAAATCAGAGAAGCAGTGAAGAAGCAGATTCCTTTTGCGAAAACACTCGAAAATTATAGAAAAAACGGACAGACCTACAAATGTAAAATAGATGCTTTGCCGGTTTACAATCTTAAAGGCGAAATATCACATTTTATAGCTTTTGAAAAACAAGATTTAAGTGCTTAA
- a CDS encoding methylated-DNA--[protein]-cysteine S-methyltransferase: METVFINSPLGITKIIGDENGISVISVSDVGTNEVSKEIPAVLQDAVLQLNEYFEGKRTDFNLKLNPQGTEFQQKVWKSLLEIPYGKTVSYMDQTKKLGDVKAIRAVASANGKNPLWIVVPCHRVIGTNGSLTGYAGGLSRKKWLLEHESPSAQQSLF, translated from the coding sequence ATGGAAACAGTTTTCATCAATTCACCTTTAGGAATCACCAAAATTATTGGAGATGAAAACGGCATATCTGTAATTTCCGTTTCTGATGTTGGGACAAATGAAGTTTCTAAAGAAATTCCAGCAGTTTTGCAAGACGCCGTTTTGCAGTTAAACGAATATTTTGAAGGCAAAAGAACCGATTTTAATCTCAAACTGAATCCGCAAGGAACCGAATTTCAGCAGAAAGTCTGGAAGTCACTTCTTGAAATTCCGTATGGAAAGACGGTAAGCTACATGGATCAGACCAAAAAACTGGGCGATGTAAAAGCAATTCGCGCAGTGGCATCGGCAAATGGAAAAAATCCGCTTTGGATTGTAGTTCCGTGCCATCGCGTTATTGGTACAAACGGCTCTTTAACCGGTTACGCTGGCGGATTATCTCGCAAGAAATGGCTTTTAGAACATGAGTCTCCATCTGCTCAGCAAAGCTTGTTTTAG